A single region of the Salvelinus sp. IW2-2015 linkage group LG20, ASM291031v2, whole genome shotgun sequence genome encodes:
- the LOC111981339 gene encoding oxysterol-binding protein-related protein 7-like isoform X2 — protein MFYSWLLGVPWQLLWLCYCTQLFRTFDPDPNESSIQNRLMFCWCRSCVSSEREPCRKAELTFSDVVHPIIMMDPRVCPPSLNSSQSVMSMDKSPSGGFKVGHSRNDSAGSSRNSRQNSRHWEVLEDHMDMGSGIGSALDMSIPGICEGFLMKRRKYPLNGWHKRYFLLEKGILKYSKTQQDIQRGKLHGSLDVSLAVMSINKKSNRIDLDGGDYLYHVKAKNNDLFYIWLTKLCAHRVFKKNEALGVHHGVLHALTMGNSTLLPAMASLAQRNQAAMPGMYPHYASSASVYQAEMEVPPTAAPGVNGKVAAWLQQTHQSDTCSQELARSQLDLTELAKLIQRLNWLESGPQPISNSDLERRINMQNLTLNTPKAKKERKTTNKIFCHSRTLSGVEXRGTFTSSHLSTSSNHLSVGASSVSSIPDYVYSQLSNPLITSPEAKKIQQDICALSYRVHASLKSIHEVLALERERVRQAWTGPDLRSSTSNQLATLCSTLSELEVQSCQTKVHSLSLSSGSTGSSKESYSTVRQDQNAEKTPSKGCSVQRTPSLADSMAEYYDARDVVVCENSSENGEEESDESGLSDITTTSNSEPDEVHASTLPAEAVSPDQPQTKASATLNYRTSVSRAPDMVSTVPTNTGRRTVLPANCVDNSHIGIMTILYNNIGKDLSRVSMPCGLNEPLNLLQRVSEELEYSELLDIANSTEDPFERMLYIGVFSISGYAWATWRNRYKPFNPVLGETYESHRKERGFRYVAEQVSHHPPCSAVHAESENFTFWQDQQWKNKFWGKSLEIISSGPVNVKLPKSGDHYEWNKVVTCVHNVLSQQRWLEHYGEVTIRNTKSDLCTCKISFVKSRYWTSETSKNEVQGQVLNQAGEVVHRFGGLWHEGIFCDTLPNPKCIWKPNPQPDDHFQYYGFGRYARELNELTPELKKVLPPSDTRYRPDQRILEEGDVAGADSKKEEVEQKQRDRRKELAKKGEEHVPRFFRKELDAAGNEIWLSNGTYWKJRNQPGFANTKNLDLWC, from the exons AGTTGTGTTTCCTCTGAGAGAGAACCTTGTCGAAAAGCAGAGCTTACTTTTAGCGACGTTGTTCATCCAATCATAATGATGGACCCTCGGGTGTGCCCACCCTCACTCAACAGCAGCCAATCAGTGATGAGCATGGACAAGTCTCCTTCTGGAGGATTCAAGGTTGGACACTCACGGAACGACAGCGCTGGGTCATCACGCAACTCCCGCCAG AACTCCAGGCACTGGGAGGTGTTGGAAGACCACATGGACATGGGTTCAGGGATCGGGTCAGCGCTGGACATGAGCATCCCTGGTATCTGTGAGGGCTTcttgatgaagaggaggaagtacCCTTTGAATGGCTGGCACAAG agGTACTTCCTGCTGGAAAAAGGCATCCTCAAGTACTCCAAGACRCAGCAGGAT ATCCAAAGAGGAAAACTTCACGGCTCCCTGGACGTTAGYCTCGCTGTCATGTCCATCAACAAGAAGTCCAATCGCATCGATCTGGATGGTGGAGACTATTTATACCACGTCAAG GCCAAGAACAATGACTTGTTCTACATATGGCTGACCAAGCTGTGTGCCCATCGTGTCTTCAAGAAGAACGAGGCCTTGGGCGTTCACCACGGAGTCCTCCATGCCCTCACCATGGGCAACAGCACGTTGTTGCCAGCCATGGCCAGTCTAGCCCAGAGAAACCAAGCCGCCATGCCAGGCATG TACCCTCACTACGCCAGCTCTGCTTCGGTCTACCAGGCTGAGATGGAGGTTCCGCCCACAGCAGCCCCAGGGGTCAACGGCAAGGTGGCAGCATGGCTCCAGCAGACCCACCAGTCAGATACCTGCTCCCAAG AGCTAGCTCGTTCTCAGCTGGACTTGACTGAGTTGGCCAAGCTCATCCAGAGGCTCAATTGGCTGGAGAGTGGCCCTCAACCAATCTCCAACAGTGACCTAGAGCGACGAATCAACATGCAG AATCTGACCCTTAATACCCCCAAGgccaagaaggagaggaagacgaCAAACAAGATATTTTGTCACTCTCGCACCCTGTCCGGAGTCGAAGSCCGCGGCACG tttACCTCCAGCCACCTGAGCACATCGTCCAACCACCTGAGTGTGGGAGCCTCCTCGGTGTCGTCCATCCCGGACTATGTGTACTCTCAGCTCTCCAACCCCCTCATAACCTCCCCCGAAGCCAAGAAGATCCAGCAGGACATCTGTGCTTTGTCCTATAGGG TTCATGCATCTCTCAAGTCCATCCACGAAGTGCTCGCCCTGGAACGTGAGCGGGTCCGACAGGCTTGGACCGGTCCAGACCTACGCTCCTCCACCTCCAATCAACTGGCCACCCTGTGTAGCACACTGTCTGAG CTGGAGGTGCAGTCTTGCCAAACCAAAGTTCATTCCCTGTCCCTTTCCTCTGGATCCACGGGGAGTTCCAAGGAGTCCTACAGCACKGTGCGTCAGGACCAG AATGCTGAGAAGACGCCCTCCAAGGGCTGCTCTGTGCAGCGCACCCCCTCGCTGGCCGACTCCATGGCCGAGTACTATGACGCCAGAGATGTCGTTGTCTGTGAGAACTCCTCTGAAAACGGAGAAGAGGAGTCTGATGAGTCCGGGCTGAGTGACATCACCACCACCAGTAACTCTGAGCCAGACGAGGTCCATG CTTCCACTTTGCCTGCAGAGGCAGTATCACCGGACCAACCGCAAACAAAAG CCTCTGCCACCCTGAACTACCGCACCAGCGTGTCCAGAGCCCCGGACATGGTCAGCACCGTGCCCACCAACACAGGCCGCCGCACCGTCCTGCCCGCCAACTGTGTCGACAACAGCCACATTGGCATCATGACCATCCTGTACAACAACATTGGCAAGGACCTCTCACGTGTGTCCATGCCCTGTGGCCTCAACGAACCTCTGAACCTGCTGCAGAGGGTGAGCGAAGAGCTGGAGTACTCTGAGCTTCTGGACATCGCCAACAGCACAGAGGACCCCTTCGAAAGGATG CTATACATTGGAGTTTTCTCCATCTCTGGCTATGCCTGGGCYACCTGGCGGAACCGCTACAAGCCCTTCAACCCCGTCCTGGGAGAGACTTACGAGAGCCACCGCAAGGAGCGCGGCTTCCGCTACGTCGCTGAGCAG GTCAGCCACCACCCGCCCTGCTCCGCCGTGCACGCAGAGTCTGAGAACTTCACCTTCTGGCAAGACCAGCAATGGAAGAACAAGTTCTGGGGGAAGTCTTTGGAGATCATCTCCTCTGGTCCAGTGAATGTCAAGTTGCCAAA GTCTGGGGATCACTACGAGTGGAACAAGGTGGTGACCTGCGTACACAACGTCCTGAGTCAGCAGAGGTGGCTGGAGCACTACGGCGAGGTGACCATCAGAAACACCAAGAGTGACCTCTGCACCTGCAAGATCTCCTTCGTCAAG tcccgCTACTGGACCTCGGAGACCAGTAAGAACGAGGTGCAAGGCCAGGTTCTGAACCAAGCGGGAGAGGTGGTCCACCGGTTCGGTGGGCTGTGGCATGAGGGCATCTTCTGCGACACCCTGCCTAACCCAAAGTGCATCTGGAAGCCCA ACCCTCAGCCTGATGACCACTTCCAGTACTACGGCTTCGGTCGCTACGCCAGGGAGCTCAATGAGCTGACCCCTGAACTCAAGAAGGTCCTACCTCCCTCAGACACCCGCTACAGGCCRGACCAGAG GATCCTGGAGGAGGGAGATGTAGCTGGGGCTGACAGTAAGAAGGAGGAAGTAGAGCAGAAACAGCGGGACCGACGAAAGGAGCTGGCCAAGAAGGGAGAGGAGCACGTGCCTCGTTTCTTCAG GAAAGAGCTGGATGCGGCCGGGAATGAGATCTGGCTGAGCAACGGAACCTACTGGAAGMTCCGCAATCAGCCAGGCTTTGCCAACACCAAGAACTTGGATCTGTGGTGTTGA